The Anabaena sp. WA102 genome contains a region encoding:
- a CDS encoding PIN/TRAM domain-containing protein, protein MLDVIIILSFILAAAGIGYFSTDLLPPGTLTGVTNLDALRLILAVFAAIIGGAVGVSFQTTYRRLESQVREMPLEVILTRAIGLVIGLLLANLMLAPLFLLPIPTDFGFIKPLVAVVGSIILSVTGMNLADTHGRGLLRLINPSTVESMVVEGTLKPANTKVLDTSCIIDGRIETLLETGFLEGLILVPQFVLQELQQVADASKDQKRVRGRRGLEILNRIRETYPERILINPVDYEDTSTVDAKLVRFAQEINGTLLTNDYNLSKVASVQKVPVLNVHDLVNAVRPTYLPGDNLDLKILKEGKEPTQGIGYLDDGTMVVVEEGRGYVGGELRVVVTSALQTSAGRMIFAKPQASALA, encoded by the coding sequence ATGCTGGATGTCATTATTATTCTCTCATTTATCTTGGCAGCGGCGGGGATAGGTTATTTCAGCACCGACCTACTCCCACCAGGTACTCTCACTGGAGTTACCAATTTAGATGCCTTACGCTTAATTCTAGCCGTCTTTGCTGCCATTATTGGTGGTGCAGTCGGGGTGAGTTTCCAGACTACATACCGCCGTCTAGAGTCACAAGTCCGGGAAATGCCCCTAGAAGTCATCTTAACCCGTGCTATTGGCTTAGTAATTGGGCTACTACTTGCCAATCTGATGTTAGCCCCGCTATTTTTATTACCCATTCCCACAGATTTTGGTTTTATTAAACCTCTTGTCGCCGTTGTTGGTAGTATTATCCTCTCTGTTACAGGGATGAATTTGGCAGATACTCACGGACGAGGTTTGTTAAGATTAATTAACCCCAGTACTGTCGAAAGCATGGTTGTGGAAGGAACTCTCAAACCTGCCAACACCAAAGTTTTAGATACTAGCTGTATTATAGACGGACGGATTGAAACATTACTAGAAACGGGATTTCTAGAAGGGTTAATTCTTGTCCCCCAATTTGTTTTACAAGAATTACAACAAGTAGCTGATGCTAGTAAAGACCAAAAACGGGTGAGAGGAAGAAGAGGACTAGAAATTCTTAACCGCATTCGAGAAACTTACCCAGAACGGATTTTAATTAACCCTGTAGACTATGAAGACACTTCTACTGTTGATGCTAAATTAGTCCGTTTTGCTCAAGAAATCAATGGCACATTACTTACCAATGATTACAATTTATCTAAAGTCGCCAGTGTACAAAAAGTCCCAGTTTTGAATGTTCACGATTTAGTAAATGCCGTCCGTCCGACCTATTTACCGGGTGATAATCTTGATTTGAAAATTCTCAAAGAAGGAAAAGAACCAACTCAAGGAATTGGCTATTTAGATGATGGCACAATGGTAGTAGTTGAAGAAGGTAGAGGTTATGTCGGTGGTGAATTGCGAGTAGTAGTTACCAGTGCTTTACAAACTTCTGCTGGAAGGATGATTTTTGCCAAACCCCAAGCTTCCGCATTAGCCTAA
- a CDS encoding valine--pyruvate transaminase encodes MKPALTKIGAQMSNLTGVRAIMKDINETLRASKGQELYNLSAGNPLILPEVEQLWRDCTADLLASSEYGEVVCRYGSSQGYSPLIEAIVQDFNQRYGLSLTERNILITAGSQTIYFYAANAFGGYTENGGLKEIVLPLSPDYTGYGGVCLFPEALVAYKPTLDIDAAAHRFKYRPDFNQLSITENTGCVIFSRPCNPTGNVLTNDEVNKITDLAAPHHVPVLIDSAYAPPFPALNFTEMTPVFGENILHCMSLSKAGLPGERIGVAIGDENLIQVLECFQTNVGIHSSRYGQAIAARAIESGTLANIAENVIRPFYQQKFDVLESTLEAAMPKNIPWFLHRGEGAIFGWLWLQDLPMTDWEFYQELKKVGVIVVPGSSFFPGLKEDWEHKHQCLRISLTGSDEEITIGMQRLAKVAERVYQVAAVSV; translated from the coding sequence ATAAAACCTGCCCTTACGAAAATTGGCGCTCAAATGTCCAACTTAACTGGCGTAAGAGCGATTATGAAAGATATTAACGAAACCCTCAGAGCTAGTAAGGGACAGGAATTATATAATTTAAGCGCTGGCAATCCGTTGATTTTACCAGAGGTAGAACAGTTATGGCGGGATTGTACGGCAGATTTATTAGCTAGTTCTGAATATGGTGAAGTTGTTTGTCGTTATGGTTCTAGTCAAGGTTATTCACCACTAATTGAGGCGATTGTTCAGGATTTTAACCAGCGTTATGGGTTAAGTTTAACTGAGCGGAATATTTTAATTACTGCGGGTAGTCAAACTATCTATTTTTATGCCGCTAACGCTTTTGGTGGCTATACTGAAAATGGCGGTTTGAAGGAAATTGTCCTGCCCTTAAGTCCAGATTATACTGGTTACGGTGGTGTTTGTTTATTTCCAGAGGCTTTGGTTGCTTATAAGCCTACTCTAGATATTGATGCAGCCGCACACAGATTTAAATATCGCCCTGATTTTAACCAACTCTCGATTACAGAGAATACTGGTTGTGTGATCTTTTCCCGTCCCTGTAATCCAACAGGTAATGTTTTAACTAATGATGAAGTGAATAAAATCACGGATTTAGCAGCACCGCATCATGTACCTGTGTTAATAGACTCGGCTTATGCACCTCCTTTCCCAGCTTTGAATTTTACAGAAATGACTCCGGTATTTGGGGAAAATATTCTCCACTGTATGAGTTTATCAAAAGCAGGTTTGCCTGGAGAACGGATTGGGGTAGCCATTGGAGATGAAAACCTAATTCAAGTTTTGGAATGTTTCCAAACTAATGTGGGAATTCATTCTTCTCGATATGGTCAAGCGATCGCAGCAAGAGCGATAGAATCAGGTACATTAGCAAATATCGCGGAAAATGTGATTCGTCCTTTCTATCAGCAAAAGTTTGATGTCTTAGAAAGTACCCTAGAAGCAGCAATGCCTAAGAATATACCCTGGTTCTTACATCGTGGTGAAGGGGCGATTTTTGGCTGGTTGTGGTTGCAAGATTTACCCATGACTGATTGGGAATTTTACCAGGAATTAAAGAAAGTGGGTGTGATTGTTGTTCCTGGTAGTAGTTTCTTCCCTGGTTTAAAGGAGGACTGGGAACACAAACACCAATGTCTGCGAATCAGTTTAACTGGTAGTGATGAGGAAATTACTATTGGTATGCAGCGTTTAGCAAAAGTTGCTGAACGGGTTTATCAAGTTGCGGCTGTGAGTGTGTAA
- a CDS encoding S-(hydroxymethyl)glutathione dehydrogenase/class III alcohol dehydrogenase: MEVKAAVAYTPGKPLTIETVQLAPPQAGEVLIEIKASGVCHTDAFTLSGDDPEGLFPAILGHEGAGIVIEVGADVKSLKPGDHVIPLYTPECRQCDYCLSFKTNLCQAIRGTQGQGLMPDGTSRFSIGGDRIHHYMGTSTFANYTVLPEIAVAKIREDAPFDKVCYIGCGVTTGIGAVIYTAKVEPGANVVVFGLGGIGLNVIQGARMVGANKIIGVDINPKKRELAEKFGMTHFVNPQEVAGDLVPYLVDLTKGGADYSFECIGNVNTMRQALECCHKGWGVSVIIGVAGAGKEISTRPFQLVTGRVWKGSAFGGARGRTDVPKIVDWYMDGKINIDDLITHVMPIERINDAFDLMHRGESIRSVVTF; this comes from the coding sequence ATGGAAGTCAAAGCAGCAGTAGCTTACACCCCAGGTAAACCCCTGACAATTGAAACCGTACAATTAGCACCACCACAAGCAGGGGAAGTATTAATTGAGATTAAAGCCAGTGGGGTTTGTCATACTGATGCTTTTACCCTTTCCGGTGATGATCCTGAAGGCTTATTTCCGGCAATCTTAGGACATGAAGGCGCTGGTATAGTTATTGAAGTGGGGGCTGATGTCAAAAGTCTTAAACCTGGAGATCATGTAATTCCTTTATACACGCCTGAATGTCGGCAATGTGATTATTGCTTAAGCTTCAAAACCAATCTCTGTCAAGCAATTCGCGGCACACAAGGACAGGGTTTAATGCCTGATGGTACTAGCCGTTTTAGTATTGGTGGCGACAGGATTCACCATTATATGGGTACATCCACCTTCGCTAATTATACGGTATTGCCAGAAATCGCCGTTGCCAAAATTCGGGAAGATGCGCCTTTCGATAAAGTTTGTTATATCGGTTGTGGTGTGACAACAGGAATTGGTGCAGTTATATATACAGCTAAAGTAGAACCAGGCGCAAACGTGGTAGTTTTCGGTTTGGGTGGAATTGGTTTAAATGTGATCCAAGGAGCGCGAATGGTGGGCGCAAATAAGATTATTGGTGTGGATATTAATCCCAAAAAACGCGAACTAGCTGAAAAATTTGGGATGACACATTTTGTCAATCCTCAAGAAGTTGCAGGTGATTTAGTTCCTTATTTGGTAGATTTAACAAAAGGTGGTGCTGATTATTCCTTTGAATGTATTGGTAACGTTAATACCATGCGTCAAGCATTAGAATGTTGTCATAAAGGTTGGGGTGTGAGTGTGATTATTGGTGTGGCTGGTGCGGGTAAAGAAATCAGCACTCGTCCCTTTCAATTAGTAACTGGAAGAGTTTGGAAAGGTTCGGCTTTTGGTGGTGCAAGAGGGCGGACAGATGTACCGAAAATAGTAGATTGGTATATGGATGGAAAGATTAATATTGATGATTTAATTACTCATGTGATGCCGATTGAAAGGATTAATGATGCTTTTGATTTGATGCATAGGGGGGAATCTATTCGGAGTGTGGTGACTTTTTAG
- a CDS encoding DUF433 domain-containing protein, with amino-acid sequence MKTILSSEKAFIIRTERGLTIAGTRITLYDVIDLIKAQYPPKLIRDKFNLTDEQISAALSYIDTNHTQVEAEYQEVLQTREEIYQYWEERNREHFAKMAAKPQKPEKQALWAKLEEQKAQRTSIKP; translated from the coding sequence ATGAAGACCATCTTATCAAGTGAAAAAGCATTTATTATTCGGACTGAGCGAGGACTCACAATTGCGGGAACGCGCATCACCCTTTATGATGTAATAGATTTGATCAAGGCTCAGTATCCTCCGAAGTTAATTCGAGATAAATTCAATCTCACAGATGAACAAATTAGTGCAGCTTTATCTTACATTGACACAAATCATACTCAGGTAGAAGCTGAATATCAAGAAGTTCTACAAACTAGAGAAGAAATTTATCAATACTGGGAAGAACGTAACCGCGAACACTTTGCAAAAATGGCAGCAAAACCACAAAAGCCCGAAAAACAGGCTCTTTGGGCGAAACTTGAGGAGCAGAAAGCCCAACGTACCTCAATAAAGCCATGA
- a CDS encoding DUF5615 family PIN-like protein, with translation MIFLVDYNLDGYAVVLLGILAKNGWLELLSIRFVTFREADLSMDSNDRAVWCYAQANQMMILTANRNMKGEDSLEQVMREENTPTSFPVITIGNLDRIDEYDYREQCVDRIVEIIIDIDNYLGVGRLFIP, from the coding sequence ATGATATTTTTAGTGGATTACAATCTTGATGGATACGCTGTAGTTTTGCTGGGAATCTTGGCGAAAAACGGTTGGCTTGAGTTACTATCTATTCGTTTTGTCACATTTCGAGAAGCGGATTTATCAATGGATAGTAATGACCGCGCAGTTTGGTGTTATGCTCAAGCAAATCAAATGATGATCCTCACCGCTAATCGGAATATGAAAGGTGAGGATTCATTAGAACAAGTAATGCGTGAAGAAAATACACCAACTTCATTTCCTGTGATTACAATTGGGAATCTTGATCGCATTGACGAATATGATTATCGAGAACAATGTGTTGATCGTATAGTTGAGATTATCATAGATATTGATAATTATTTGGGAGTAGGTCGGCTTTTCATTCCATAA
- the hemW gene encoding radical SAM family heme chaperone HemW: MIQKDVGWGIPSSAYVHIPFCRRRCFYCDFPVFVVGDRSRGENSGTIAEYVEVLCQEIRIAPIYGQPLETIFFGGGTPSLLSTAQLQSILTTLEQRFGIASKVEISMEIDPGTFDFAHIAGYRSLGVNRVSLGVQAFQEELLKTAGRSHSLVDIFTAIELIHKVEIPEFSLDLISGLPHQSLEQWQDSLTQAVAATPTHISIYDLTIEPGTAFNRYYKPGDHPLPTDETTVKMYQLGQKTLTDAGYEHYEISNYAQPGHQCQHNRVYWQNRPYYGFGMGAASYIYGKRFTRPRKTQEYYQWLKNGAVIDCEVTPKADVLLETLMLGLRLAEGISLNSLATNFGNHQVERIQSCLQPYFAQGWVKIVGDRLHFSDPDGFIFSNVMLAKLFEKLGESVTQP; this comes from the coding sequence ATGATTCAAAAAGACGTTGGTTGGGGGATTCCCAGTTCTGCTTATGTACATATTCCCTTTTGTCGGCGACGATGTTTTTATTGCGATTTTCCGGTATTTGTAGTGGGCGATCGCTCACGGGGTGAAAATTCTGGGACAATTGCCGAATATGTTGAAGTTTTATGTCAGGAAATCAGAATTGCGCCAATTTATGGTCAACCTTTAGAAACAATTTTTTTTGGTGGTGGTACTCCTTCGTTATTATCTACAGCACAGTTGCAATCTATATTGACAACCTTAGAACAGCGATTTGGCATTGCCTCTAAGGTAGAGATCTCCATGGAAATTGACCCAGGGACGTTTGATTTCGCACATATCGCTGGTTATCGCAGTTTAGGAGTAAATCGTGTTAGTTTGGGTGTCCAAGCTTTCCAAGAAGAATTGTTAAAAACTGCTGGGCGATCGCATTCCCTTGTAGATATTTTTACAGCTATAGAGTTAATCCACAAGGTCGAGATTCCCGAATTTAGCTTAGACTTGATTTCTGGCTTACCGCATCAATCTTTAGAACAATGGCAAGATTCCCTAACCCAAGCAGTAGCAGCCACACCAACTCACATTTCCATCTATGACCTGACCATTGAACCAGGAACAGCCTTCAATCGTTATTACAAACCGGGAGATCATCCCTTACCCACAGATGAAACCACAGTCAAAATGTATCAATTGGGGCAAAAAACCTTAACTGATGCCGGGTACGAACATTACGAAATTTCCAATTATGCCCAACCAGGACATCAATGCCAGCATAATCGAGTTTATTGGCAAAATCGCCCCTATTATGGCTTTGGTATGGGTGCAGCCAGCTATATTTATGGTAAACGCTTCACCCGTCCCCGCAAAACCCAGGAATATTACCAATGGTTAAAAAACGGTGCTGTGATTGATTGTGAAGTCACACCAAAGGCAGATGTTTTGTTAGAAACTCTCATGTTAGGGTTACGGTTAGCCGAAGGAATCAGTTTAAATTCCTTAGCAACAAACTTTGGCAACCATCAAGTTGAGAGAATTCAAAGCTGTTTGCAACCATACTTTGCTCAGGGTTGGGTAAAGATTGTTGGGGATAGGTTGCATTTTAGCGATCCCGATGGTTTTATATTTTCTAATGTGATGTTAGCGAAGTTGTTTGAAAAGTTGGGAGAGTCAGTAACCCAGCCCTAA